aaagtaatcaagaataataaagaaagtaaagattttattttcaatgcaaGTCACTAATATtcgcataaaattttaatcccCATTCAAACATCCATTTTTATGgctcaaatttatatgcaaacgaatttccagacaaatttctacaaactttatttcatctacgaatccaatatccTATTGGAAATCCATTCTTTTCCacctgaaaaaaagaaaaaaaaatgaaactgcaATTTTgaacgatttcttttttttttttttgcacttacctttttttactttgaataaatttagaaaacgtcctTATTTGCTTAGGGTTTTTTTAGAccccagtcactttttgatttataactgaACCCCTTATCTAGTCTCTTTTGTGctccaaaaaacattttttgtgttttgggtatggAATAAATCCCCATTATATGACAATCTCCCCGAAAATTGGCATcccgtcttagcctgaccaggttcaagAGAGATATCTATACAAAATGCCAGGCTTCATAGGGTCAACAGTGTGGGCACCTATTAAGGAAACACATACaaattctattatatatatacagatgaTCATTTCCTCATACAGGCAATATCCAATGTCAAATTTGATTAGTTAGTTTTtaacaaatgtatagctacgcttttaataaaatatgctattaatacagtagacttagtaAATgtctaatattttacttaatgaaCTCGTACATGCATTtgacaaatacataaaaatctCGAGCATTTGGTTTTTTGGGACTCAATGCTGAAGACACTAAGATTTCTCATCAAATGTCATAGATCGCAAGAATTTACTAGTAGTGATTTCGGTGTCCGATATCATGTATTTGTTGGGGCTTACgtgtaaaattgtaataaatgcatgattgttttatttggtccaaaatatcaacaaatttcaattaatttttcgttgggtttatattttcttcttctttctccttattaattattgttgattggttgaaaactTGAATTAAACTGTAAATAATTATCTACAATCATATGAAGAATAGCCCTAGTTGGGGAAAAGGAGCTATCTATGTACACGTTATTTTCTGGccatttttcttctctttttagaaaaaaagttaattcgatatacaaaaaaaaatgtgatttgtgAAAAGCTTAACTTTGACCtcagtaacaaaaaaattatttgctctTGACTTATAGATTAgttcatataattaatagataaaatgattatttgcaaatttggtCATGCAtgagtttatataaaatatttccagtCAACCATATAAAGATAAGTAAAGCAGTATTGATTAATACtcaattttgtttatacaatttctaaaatgaatatttttaattaacccCTTCAAGGGCAATTCAAGAAAAAGATGCAATTTTACTGAGCCAGTGCTATCTCGTAGATATTTGGGGCttcattaaaatagtaaaatttaagatCCTTCCCAATAAATTTGCTTTATTCTGAAACagatgatttattttgaatttgggATTACGTGTCTTTatattaaagacaaaaaaataactgtcgttaaatattaaaaatttgacaaaaaccaTTGTCTTTTACAGTAGGTGTTTGGAATTTACCCAAAAAACTTTGCCCAAGAAAAGTTATACTTCCCCCATACACACATCTTTAATAACGGGTTTGTCTGGGTATGCCACCGTCCTCCTCTCAACTGTAACCCTGTTCTAAGGAAAATTCAGAACCGACAtcgaattaatttaattaatgttacttgtttattaagtatttaagaattttttttttctggacaTTTGAACTTCATCATTTGCCACAGAATATCTCAAATAGTAATTTCTATCggaaaagtcaaaaattacattattagaATATTAAGTTTTTGCAATATTACTTAGCAGAAGTACATAAACtgaattcttcattttaaattattaatctcattttttggttgcaacttgtacaaaatttgtatatatatataaatttaataaatgttgtcaaaaaaatgctTCGATAGACTCAATAAAAGTTCCTTATAGCagcatattaaaaatcaaattagctAAACTTCCAATtgctaaattatttaatgtgaaTTAAATACGTTAATCTTGTTCAATTTGACTTTCAATAAGAATTAGTTATTCAACAAATTCATGATTGATTTCATATGAATATTTGGAAAGTAACTTTAAAAACGCATTTTTATTTAACAGCGTAGACACTAAAAAAATTCGATTTtatatggataaataatatgaatgtatttaaataaatacaaataaactaGAAAATACATACTATGtgtatttaaaagaattgtATGACTTAGCCGTAGGTCGCTACTATTTTATCGCATTTtattgactctttaaaaaagaacgtgcatatatataattataatcaaaactaacttcaatttcaataacatattacgaaaaatgaggatttaaaGTTATAGATTATTAGAAATGTAGGTGTCATCCaataacattaacaaaaaaattataataattaattaaatgaacgaATTAATTATTTCCTCAAATCTGGATGCTGATTTTTCCCAGAAATAACTAAATAAGGAGttgatgtttctttttgttttcttaacaTTTTCTCAACAGTACCTAAAGGAGTATCCGTGCTAGACATATTTTTCATCATACTCTCCTCTGCGGATTTTTTCATTCGCTTTTCAGTTTTTAGCTTACCAGACCCTTTACCATGAAATCGATGACTCAAGTATCGGAATGCTTCCTTGGAATTTAGTTTCCTACCCGAATCATCGATATACTCTAATTTGATATTTGGTGCATAATCTTTCTTCTCTTGGAAAGCAACAGTAGGACCACCTCCATATCGATCCTGTCTCCGTGAGGCTCGGTCGTCGTCTCGAACCTTATCttcaataaaatagttttggGACATGAGATGTTTTAAATTAGAAGCAGATGTTGTTTGAACATCAGATTCCCAATACCCTTTGTTGACAGCCATTTTGATAGCAGATCCCACGCCGACATTTAAATTAGGCTCCTCGTCTAAAATAGTAACCGACTCCACATCAGGTTTTTGCTTATCATCTTCTTTGTCTGTGTCAGCGTCATCCTCTCCGCAGGACATATCCATTTCTCTCCATCTCTCCTCTCTATTTTTTGTTGAACTACTCTTCAAGGAATCTTCAAATTCTTCTAATACACTAGAACTACTTGTATCTTTAGCCTCATAAGAACCATAATTCGACGTCCACGCACCCAGATTACGACAAAACTCTgatgtttcatttaatataatatttttagaatttttttcgtcATCAGCAAATGTACCAATAAGTTCAGCTCCAGAAGATGAGTAAACCTCTTCATTATTCATAGGagtttcattgattaaaatgtCTCCAATATCCGTTTTTGCTTTCTTATtcagtttttctttaattttacgTCTAAGTTTTTCGGCCATAGAGAGTTCTTCCTTCTTATCTTCttcacaaatatttacattacttAAGTCTTTTATCTCGCCCGTATCTTGATCTTCAATTTCTTTAGGACCAGACGTTTTATTCCTCGAACCAAATGATTCTGTTGGTGCATTGTTCATCATATTAATAAGATCATCAGCTTTCAATAtccttcttttgattttttttttctttttagtctttttaaaaGCAACAACTTCTCCTGGAGTGTAATAATCCGAGGCAATTTTCTTCTCAGGAAGCTCGAGTGAAActagatttttattcaatttatcacggatcctttctttttctttatctcTATTCAACGTATTTACAGACCCTATTTGAAAGGATTTTTTCGCCTCGCCATCAATTTCCTCGTCATATTTATCCAAAAgattctttttcttcaattctCCAGTTTCATCGTCGACCATTTCCTGATCATAAGGATTGTAAcctgttttagtttttttagcaTCCTCAATCTTCTTTTTAGCTTTTTCATCATCCATCATGTTCACGTTTACTAGAACGTCAGATTCAGTGTCATCTAAAATATCAGAGTCTTTTAGTGTGAGGATAACAGATTGCCCTTCTGAAAAATTGTCAACGTTATGTTCAACTCGAAGTCCTTTCAAATCTTTTTGGTTATAGTTGATTTTCCGTGTTTTGGGAAATTCTTCTTTTATGATATCTCCTACTCCAAAATCATCATCCAGTTCATCCAACATCTTTGCTCTTTTGGCAGCtgcctctttttctttttggagtcTTCCTTGCTTTTTAACCCAGGATGTATAATTATCTTCCTCATCGTCACTATCTCCCAGACCTCTTACTAATAGCAACTTTGACTCCTGACGCCTCTTCTCACGGcgttcttgtatt
The sequence above is drawn from the Lepeophtheirus salmonis chromosome 5, UVic_Lsal_1.4, whole genome shotgun sequence genome and encodes:
- the LOC121117279 gene encoding U4/U6.U5 tri-snRNP-associated protein 1; its protein translation is MKMSSYTEKVVRMRRREDDKEVMIEDTEEGEYSSRGEGSEEESEERRSHHHRKKSSKKHHKKHHKKEKKKKKRRKRSSSRNPSLSPAKKISRKSSPDDTDHEGGDRASTPEIIDVDAIEDGEISSPESKMEVIPATAQNSSRSPPSILPPANNNSKSSHSKSLKRRRSPSFVEEQTTKGRSKKENKSSNGENRHDKHLKSPEKRSKSPSKEDKDSFKESLSIEETNKLREKVGLKPLKVDAKSESKSSSKDKQPSPTQAQKNESKDSLSVEETNRLRAEIGLKPLKVNNVENGATSAKTDSHSEFSEFEVIPSSLKNERHRPPQNLAEISRTEKMRKKIQERREKRRQESKLLLVRGLGDSDDEEDNYTSWVKKQGRLQKEKEAAAKRAKMLDELDDDFGVGDIIKEEFPKTRKINYNQKDLKGLRVEHNVDNFSEGQSVILTLKDSDILDDTESDVLVNVNMMDDEKAKKKIEDAKKTKTGYNPYDQEMVDDETGELKKKNLLDKYDEEIDGEAKKSFQIGSVNTLNRDKEKERIRDKLNKNLVSLELPEKKIASDYYTPGEVVAFKKTKKKKKIKRRILKADDLINMMNNAPTESFGSRNKTSGPKEIEDQDTGEIKDLSNVNICEEDKKEELSMAEKLRRKIKEKLNKKAKTDIGDILINETPMNNEEVYSSSGAELIGTFADDEKNSKNIILNETSEFCRNLGAWTSNYGSYEAKDTSSSSVLEEFEDSLKSSSTKNREERWREMDMSCGEDDADTDKEDDKQKPDVESVTILDEEPNLNVGVGSAIKMAVNKGYWESDVQTTSASNLKHLMSQNYFIEDKVRDDDRASRRQDRYGGGPTVAFQEKKDYAPNIKLEYIDDSGRKLNSKEAFRYLSHRFHGKGSGKLKTEKRMKKSAEESMMKNMSSTDTPLGTVEKMLRKQKETSTPYLVISGKNQHPDLRK